Genomic DNA from Halococcus saccharolyticus DSM 5350:
TCGCCGTAACCGAGCACGAGCACGTGATCCTCGAGGAGTTCGAGTTGACCCCCGCTCATGCGTCCGAGTGCCCGCGAGAACCGCGCTTCGATCGCGGGGCCCAGCAGCGTCCCGAGCGCGAGCGCGAAGCTGCTGGCCCCGAGGAGCACGACCGAGATGCCGAACAGCCGCGCTGCCTGGCTCGTCGGCACCGCGTCGCCGTAGCCGACCGTGCTCGCGGTCGCGATCGTGTAGTAGAACGCGTCGATCGGGGTGTCGATAGTGGTGAAGTCTTCACGAAGCGTGTACGCGCCCACCGTCCCATAAACCTGTGTGGCGACGAGCGCGGCCCCGGCAGCCAGCTGGGACGTCGAGACCGAAAGCTCCCGGTCGAACCGTGCGGCGTTCGCGAGCACCACCGGCAGCGTCACGATCGAGAGCACGACGAGCGGCACCGACAGCGAACTCGACTGGAGCAGTCCCTGGAGCGCACCCATCGGGAGGAGGATGGTCGTCGCGTACCACGCGACACGCAGTCGTCGCCGGAGCCCGAGCGCGCTCACGACGAGCAGAAAGCCGGTGAGTGCGCCCGTGAAACCGGCGGTTCGCTGTATCCACTCCGGAACGAATTGTCCGAGCGGGCCGACGACGCTCCGCGCACCGATGTTCGCGACCCCGGTCGCTACCGACAGCGCGGCGACGGTCGCGGCGAGGAGGACCGTGAGCCGGCCGCCGTGGCGCTGCCAGTACGAACGAAGCGGCGTGCTGTCCACTCGCGTTGCTACCAGGCCACATCGATAAAACTGGACCGATGCCGCGCCGTGGTCCCATTCCGTCCGTCCCATCCGCTCGTTCGTCGATCCGCGAACACCAGAATCGCGGCGTTTGGGCCCTCAGACTCGCCAGTACGAGGGAGTGAACACGATGAGGACCGAGAGGATCTCGAGGCGGCCGATCCACATCAACAGCGCCATGTAGACCTTCGCAACCCCCGAGAACGGCAGGAAGTTGTTCATCGGCCCCACGACGCCGACCCCGGGTCCGACGTTGCCGAGCGTCGCGATCGCCGCGCTCACCGCCTCGATGCCGGAGAGTTCGAGGCCGATCAGGTGGCCGTCGATGTAGAGCACTATCGTCGAAACCGCGAAGATCACGATGAAGAGCATCACGAACACGAACACGCTCCGGATCGTGTCCTCGTCGGTCGGTCCCGAGGGGAGCTCGATCGGCCGCACCGCTTCGGGGTGGATCGAGGTGAACAGCTCCCGGGCCATCGCCTTCTGCACGAGATACCACCGGATGATCTTGATCGAGCCCGCTGCGGAGCCCGCAGACCCTCCCAGAAACATCGCAAAGAGGAGCACGACCTGGCTCGACTGGTCCCACGTGTTGAAATCCATGCTCGCGTAGCCCGTGGTGGTCACGATCGCGGCGGTCTGGAAAACGGCCTGGCGCACCGAGTGCTCGACGTTGCCAGGGATCGTCGCGACTCCGGAGGGAACCTCGTCGAGGCCGACGCCGGCGAACAGCAAAACAGCGAGGAGGCCGCCGACGACGCCCATCGCGAGGAGATACGACCGGAACTCGACGTTGCGGAACAGCCGTCCGGGTTCGCCGCGCATGGCGTACCAAAAGAGCGCGAAGTTGGTGCCGGCGACGATCATGAAGACGATCACTGCCCACTGGATCGCCGGCGAGAACGCCTCGACGCTCCGTGCTTCGGGCGAGAACCCGCCCGTCGGAAGCGTTGTCAGGGCGTGTGAGACCGCGTTGTAGAAATCCATTGCGGGGGCTACGCCGGCGAGGTGGAGGCCGTAGTACACCGTGACCGCGAGCGCCGTGAACCCGACGTAGATCCCCCAGAGCGCCCGAGCGGTGTCCTGAATCCGCGGGGTAAGCTTCTCGATCGAGAGGCCGGGTGCTTCCTCGCCGATGACCTGTGCGCCACCGACCGAGAGTTCGGGGAGGATGGCGACCATGAGCACCAGAATCCCCATCCCTCCGATCCACTGGGTGAGCTGTCGCCACAACAGAATCGACCGCGAGTGCTGTTCGAATGAGATCTCCGCGAGGACGGTCGATCCCGTCGTGGTGAACCCGCTCATGCTCTCGAAGAAGGCGTTCGCCGGGTGGGCGATCGTACCCTGGCCCGCGAGCAGGTACGGGAGCATCCCGACCAGCGGGACGATCAGCCACGTGAGGCTCACAACGAGGAACGCCTCGCGGTGGCCGAGCTGAGCGTCGGATCGGAGCCGATCGAGGACGACGCCCAGCCCGCCCATCGCCGCGATCGTCACGAGAAACGGGATCGGGTCCTCGCCGTAGTAGAGTGCGACCGCCGCCGGTACGAGCGGCGCGAGCGCCATGTATTTGAGCACCAGGCCGACGAACCCCAGACTCGACTTGTAGTCGATATAGATGTCGAGATCGAAGCTGAGAGCGTCAGTCACCGCACTCAGCCGGTCGGTGCGCATGCGACTGTGTGGGTGCCCGTCCGACAAATAAGGGGCTCGATACACGAACCGAGAACCGCCCAGCGGCGAGCGCGCACGGCGTACTCGGTGCCGGCCGGGGACGAACGTTTTGAATCACCGCCGCGTAGCCCTCGCCATGCCAACGATCCACGCCGCGATGCGGAACGGGCTGCTCGTCGCCGAACGCGACGACGATGACGCCGCGGACCACGACGCCTGGCGGACGACGCAACGCCTCGGGGATCACGACCTCGAATGCGTCGCGGTCCACCCCGAGGCTCCCGGTCGCGTCTTCGTCGGGACGTTCGACGCGGGGCTCCACCGGAGCCAGGACGGTGGGGAGAGCTTCGAGCGCGTCGGCGAAGGAACCATCGGCGAGCACGTGATGTCGCTCGCAGTCGATCCGGAGAGTCCGAAAACGATCTGGACCGGGACCGAGCCGAGCGCGGTCTACCGATCGACCGACGGCGGCGAGTCGTGGGAGCGCCGCGAAGGACTCACCGACCTGCCGTCCTCGTCGGAGTGGTCGTTCCCGCCGCGGCCCGACACCCACCACGTCCGGTGGATCGAACCCGACCCCCACAGCCCGGACCATCTCTACGTCGGGATCGAGGCAGGTGCGCTGGTCGAAACCCACGACGCCGGCGCGACGTGGGAGGACCGCGTCGAAACCGCGCGCGTCGACAACCACTCCCTCGCCACGCACCCCGATGCGCCCGAACGCGCGTGGTCGGCGGCGGGCGACGGCTACGCCGAGACTCACGACGCCGGTGAGACGTGGGTCCATCCGCAAGAAGGTCTCGGCCACCGGTACTGCTGGAGCGTCGCGGTCGATCCTGCCGATCCCGATACCGTCCTACTCTCGTCTGCAAGCGGTCCTCGATCGGCACACAACGCCGACACCGCCGAGAGCTACGTCTACCGCAAGCGTGGCAATGGCTCGGAGTCGGATGCCGACTCGTGGGAGCGCCTCGACGACCGCGGCCTCCCGACCGGCGAGGGCGTCGTCCGCGCGGTGCTCGCGCCGGGCGCGGCGGGCGAGTTCTACGCGGTCAACAACCGTGGTCTCTTTTTCACGACCGACGCCGGCGATTCCTGGACCCGTCTCGGCGTCGAGTGGCCTGCGGCGTTCGAGTCACAGACGCCGCGCGGCCTCGCCGTGCTCGGCTGATCTGCACGGCGGTCGACGGCGCACGCTCGTTGCCGGGTCAGTTCTCGAACTCGGTGCGTTCGGTCGTGGGGGTCGGGCCGTCGCGGTCGGCGTAGAACGCGCGATAGGTCGCCCGATACCGCGCGAGCTTTCGATAGAGGAAGTAGCCGAAGAACCCATCGTACAGCACGACGAACCCAAGAAGTGTCACGAAGTTCGGAACCCCGAGCACCGCCGCCGCGATGGCCGGAACGAACGTGAGCGTGTTGTAGGTCGCGTGGATCAGCGCGGCGATCAGGAGGCCTTTGATCACGATCGGGCCCGCACGATCGCGGTTGAACTTCGCCAGCCCGAGGTAGTAGCCTGCGAAAGCCGAGTAGATCACGTGGCCCGGTCCGGCGATCGCGCGGGCGGGCGTGATCCCGCCGCCCGCACCGAGGATGTTGCCGATCACCGGGGTGCTGACTGCGTCGGTGATGTAGAGGGCGTTCTCGATCGATGCGAACCCGAGACCCGCGACCGCACCGTACACCGCGCCGTCGATCACCGCGTCGAAACGCGAACTCCGGTAGGCGTAGATCCTGACTGCGAGCCACTTCACCGTCTCCTCGACCGGTCCGACCACGAGATAGAAAAACCAGACCGTTCCCACCACCGGCACCAGTTCGAACACGTTACCGAATGCGGAGTTGACCAGCGCGGCGAACCCCGCGAACAGTGTCCCGAGCGCGAACGTCGCAGCGAGCAAGGATAGTGGCTCCGCCGACGTCACATCCGTATGCCAGACGAACGCGACGAGCGCGAGCGCCGGCAGGATCGACAGCAGCGTGAACCCGCCGACGATGGGGTTCGTGACTCGCGTGAGATCGGTGCTCGACAGCAACAACCAGAGGATGGCGAGCGACGCGAGCACCAGGATTAGTTGTGCGGTCGCCTGCAACACCCGATAGAGCGTGACCGCGATCCCGTCGAGCGGCGACCGCACCTCCCACGTCGTCACATCGTAGAGATCGCGCGTCCCGTCGTCGCGCGCCTGCACCGGATCGTGTCCGTCCACCATACCCGCTTCTCGGCCCCCTGTTCCTAACCGTTGTCCCTGTCCGAAAAAACCATGTGATTATATAACATTATCGCCTTTAGGCGTAGATTGATGTGGTTCCGTCGACGAGCCACAGGTCCATGACACCACGAAGCACATCGCGAGGGATTCTTTACGCGACACTCCCGACCGAGAAGTCGGACGAGGAGGAACAACCGACGGCAGTAGAGACGACAGAGGAACCCACGGCGGCGCGGTCGAACGCCGGCCCCGCTCCTGCGGACGACTGATTCGACGGACCCCTTCTCCGCTGGTTACTCTCGCCGAGCGTGAGCTACGCCGACTCGATTTCGACGTACCGTACCTGCACGTCGACCGGACCGGGATCGACGATCACTCCCGGGAAATCGAGTGTCCCGAGTGCGCCGTCGATGCGTTGATCGAGCGGTGCGGCGAGACTCGCCGATTCGCTATCCGGCGGTTGGCCGACGACGACGGTCACGTTCGTCGGTTCACGTGGCGGGACGGGATCGTCGTAGCCGAACTGGACGTTGAGGAGCGTGAGCTGCTCGTACTCGGGTTGGTCGAGGAGTTCCTCGACATCGCCCCGAACCTCCTGTTCGAACGTCGCGGTGCGGTAGGAGTCGTAGGTCACGACGCCGAGAAAGAGGGACAGAACGAGGATCGCGGCCACTAGCGCGCCGACGCGCTTGCGGGTGGCGCGCCGCGCGGTATCCTCCTTGAACCAGTGGTCTGGCCGATAGCCTCGATACCAGAGCACCGCGAGCGCGGTTACGTTGATCGAGAGCACGTTCACGAGCACCAGCACTGTGGATCCGAGCACGGTCCCGGGCAGCCCCCACGCGATCCCGATCCCGATCACGCCGAGCGGCGGGACCAGCGCCGCCGCGATCATCACGCCGACGATCGCGGCCGACACGCCCGAGGCAAGGCTTGCCGCGCCCGCCACGCCCGCCCCGAGCGCGACCGCGAGCGAGAGGAAGTCCGGTGTGAGCCGCCCCCTGACTTGGCTGATCGCGAGCACGTCGGTGCCCGGTGGGATCACGTTCGTCACTCTGGCGAGGCCGGCGAACGCGGTGGCGGCGACGATCGCAATGGCGAGCCCCACGGCTTGGAGTCTGAGCCCCGTGCGGAACATCTCGCGATCGTCGACCACGGTCCCGACGGCGGTCGACATCGCCGGACCGATCAGCGGCGCGATCACCATCGATCCCACCACCACCGCCGGCGAGTCGAGCAGGAGGCCGGCGGTGGCGACCACCGCACTCACGATCGTCATCACAAGATAGGTTCCGGTGGTAGGAACGAGCTCTCTGGCACGTGCGTGAAGCTCCTCGCGTGCGATCCGCTTGTCGGTGTCTTCCTCGTCGTAACGTTCTTCTAGCTGGTCGAATCGGCGTGAAACCACGGTTTCGGCATCGAGAACGACAGTGTAAGCGTCCTCGTCGATCCCGGTCTCGCGGAGCCGATCGAGCACTGGCTCGACCGCAGTCGTCGGCAATGGAAAGGAAACCACTCCGGTGAACTCCCGGCCACTCGTCTCCTCGGTCAGCACGTAGTCGATTCCCTCGTCGTCGAGGGTGCGGAGGATCGCTTCGCGCTTGCCTGCCGGGATCGTCACCTGGACCAGTCGCACACGCGGTGCTCTCGGCGGATGGTCAAATATCCGTGGATGTACTGTTGGTCAGATACCGTGCTTTTGGTGGCAGTGGCGCGCGGGAGCAAAGCGACTCGCGCGAGGTCTGCACGAGCGGTACGAGGCGCGAACGGAGTGAGCGCCTCGATGCGAACGGGGAGCATAGCGACCCGTGAGCGAAGCGAGTACAGGCTCGTCAGAGCGGCGCTCTGACGGTGGA
This window encodes:
- a CDS encoding WD40/YVTN/BNR-like repeat-containing protein; this encodes MPTIHAAMRNGLLVAERDDDDAADHDAWRTTQRLGDHDLECVAVHPEAPGRVFVGTFDAGLHRSQDGGESFERVGEGTIGEHVMSLAVDPESPKTIWTGTEPSAVYRSTDGGESWERREGLTDLPSSSEWSFPPRPDTHHVRWIEPDPHSPDHLYVGIEAGALVETHDAGATWEDRVETARVDNHSLATHPDAPERAWSAAGDGYAETHDAGETWVHPQEGLGHRYCWSVAVDPADPDTVLLSSASGPRSAHNADTAESYVYRKRGNGSESDADSWERLDDRGLPTGEGVVRAVLAPGAAGEFYAVNNRGLFFTTDAGDSWTRLGVEWPAAFESQTPRGLAVLG
- a CDS encoding NAD-binding protein, which translates into the protein MDSTPLRSYWQRHGGRLTVLLAATVAALSVATGVANIGARSVVGPLGQFVPEWIQRTAGFTGALTGFLLVVSALGLRRRLRVAWYATTILLPMGALQGLLQSSSLSVPLVVLSIVTLPVVLANAARFDRELSVSTSQLAAGAALVATQVYGTVGAYTLREDFTTIDTPIDAFYYTIATASTVGYGDAVPTSQAARLFGISVVLLGASSFALALGTLLGPAIEARFSRALGRMSGGQLELLEDHVLVLGYGDLTEPVVTELTDAAEFLVITPDSEQASALSDRGVDVLTANPSDEEPLQHARIDDARAVVVATDDDAKDALAVLTARDLNDEVYIVAAATDRENVPKLERAGADTVISPASIGGRLLVRSALDRSDVYDAVAQLVEE
- a CDS encoding TrkH family potassium uptake protein codes for the protein MRTDRLSAVTDALSFDLDIYIDYKSSLGFVGLVLKYMALAPLVPAAVALYYGEDPIPFLVTIAAMGGLGVVLDRLRSDAQLGHREAFLVVSLTWLIVPLVGMLPYLLAGQGTIAHPANAFFESMSGFTTTGSTVLAEISFEQHSRSILLWRQLTQWIGGMGILVLMVAILPELSVGGAQVIGEEAPGLSIEKLTPRIQDTARALWGIYVGFTALAVTVYYGLHLAGVAPAMDFYNAVSHALTTLPTGGFSPEARSVEAFSPAIQWAVIVFMIVAGTNFALFWYAMRGEPGRLFRNVEFRSYLLAMGVVGGLLAVLLFAGVGLDEVPSGVATIPGNVEHSVRQAVFQTAAIVTTTGYASMDFNTWDQSSQVVLLFAMFLGGSAGSAAGSIKIIRWYLVQKAMARELFTSIHPEAVRPIELPSGPTDEDTIRSVFVFVMLFIVIFAVSTIVLYIDGHLIGLELSGIEAVSAAIATLGNVGPGVGVVGPMNNFLPFSGVAKVYMALLMWIGRLEILSVLIVFTPSYWRV
- a CDS encoding TIGR00341 family protein — translated: MRLVQVTIPAGKREAILRTLDDEGIDYVLTEETSGREFTGVVSFPLPTTAVEPVLDRLRETGIDEDAYTVVLDAETVVSRRFDQLEERYDEEDTDKRIAREELHARARELVPTTGTYLVMTIVSAVVATAGLLLDSPAVVVGSMVIAPLIGPAMSTAVGTVVDDREMFRTGLRLQAVGLAIAIVAATAFAGLARVTNVIPPGTDVLAISQVRGRLTPDFLSLAVALGAGVAGAASLASGVSAAIVGVMIAAALVPPLGVIGIGIAWGLPGTVLGSTVLVLVNVLSINVTALAVLWYRGYRPDHWFKEDTARRATRKRVGALVAAILVLSLFLGVVTYDSYRTATFEQEVRGDVEELLDQPEYEQLTLLNVQFGYDDPVPPREPTNVTVVVGQPPDSESASLAAPLDQRIDGALGTLDFPGVIVDPGPVDVQVRYVEIESA
- a CDS encoding PrsW family intramembrane metalloprotease — its product is MVDGHDPVQARDDGTRDLYDVTTWEVRSPLDGIAVTLYRVLQATAQLILVLASLAILWLLLSSTDLTRVTNPIVGGFTLLSILPALALVAFVWHTDVTSAEPLSLLAATFALGTLFAGFAALVNSAFGNVFELVPVVGTVWFFYLVVGPVEETVKWLAVRIYAYRSSRFDAVIDGAVYGAVAGLGFASIENALYITDAVSTPVIGNILGAGGGITPARAIAGPGHVIYSAFAGYYLGLAKFNRDRAGPIVIKGLLIAALIHATYNTLTFVPAIAAAVLGVPNFVTLLGFVVLYDGFFGYFLYRKLARYRATYRAFYADRDGPTPTTERTEFEN